In Leclercia sp. LSNIH1, the genomic stretch CTCCGGTAAATCATGGGGAACGGCTGATGACCTGAAAGCAGCCCGTTGGATTTATGCCCAGCTGCTGACGGTCAACCCAAGCCTCAGTGAGCCGAAATGGGTTGAGTGGGCCAATACCATCCGTCTGATGCGCCAGCAGGACAACCGCACTCACTACGAAATTTGCGAGCTACTCAAGTGGGTCAGCAAGGATAGCTTCTGGAAGACCAACATCCTGAGCCCATCCAGCCTGCGAAAGCAGTGGGACCAGCTAAGCACCAAACGCCTGAACAACCCATCCGGGGTCCGGCCAGCAGCCCAGGGCATCGACTTCAACAATACAGACTGGATCAACGAGGTGTTCGATGGAAAGACTATCTGAGCAGCTGGCGAACTGCGATCGCGAAAGCTTTCGCCGCATCGCCCATAACATGCCTGAAGCCCCGGCAGAACGCCCGCAGGTTGAGCAGACGGCTGAAATCTTCAACTCCCTGTTCAGCGCGCTGCGTGCTGCATTTCCGGCAGCAATGGCTGCTTTCCGTGAGCAGAGCGAGTTCAACGAACTGCGCCGCCAGTGGGTGATGGCATTTCAGGAGAACGGGATCACTACCATGGCACAGGTGGCCGCAGGCATGCGGATTGCCCGCCGCCAGGAGAAGCCATTCCTGCCGTCACCCGGTCAGTTTGTTGCCTGGTGCAAAGAGGGGCGCTGCCTGCTCGGGTTCAGCGTTGATGACGTGATGACTGAGTACTGGAAATGGCGCCGCCTGGTCTTCCGGTTCCCGACCAGCGAGCAGTACCCATGGCCAGCACCAGTTCTGTATCACATCTGCATTGAGCTGCGCCGCCAGAGTACCGATCGCCAGATGACCGAGAGCGAGATGCGCCAGGCCGCCGGCAAGGTCCTGGCTGGATGGGAAGAGCGCGTTGCAGCAGGTAAGCCGGTACCGCCGATCCGCCGCGCTATCGCCGCTCCGGCCAAGGCCAGCGGACCCACGCCAGCAGAAATGCTGAAAGCCCAATATGCGCAGCGCAAAGCCGCTGGTCTGATTTAACAGGAGATCCCTATGGCTAAACCTAAAACGCATAGCGAGCGCACCCTGTTCATCGCCTGGATTATCGAGCTGGTGAAAAAGCATGGCCGCGCAACGACTAACGATATCGCCGCCATGTTCGGCCTGCATCGCACTACTGCCGAGAAATACATTCGGGCTGCCATAGAGCAGGGCCATCTTATCCGCCACGGGCGCAGCGGCGTCTTCCGCGACCAGCGGGCAGTTATCGACTTTGACATGGAACGTTATACGCACCGAGGAGCATCCCATGAGTGATTCACTGAGCAACAAAGAGCTGGTGGCCGTTGGTCATCACCTGGCGAAGGCGCTGAGCAGCGACACGCCAATCATGGACATCGCGAAGATTGTTTCGCGCCTGGCCGAACGCCTGGACTGCACCACCGCGGCGCTGCATGCCACGCGCGCCCAGCGCGATCAACTGGGTGCGGAGAACGGCAAGATGCTGCGCCTGCTCACCGACATCAGTGAAAACCACCTGGAATATTTGTCCGAAGGTGAAGACTGCATGATGGCTGGAGTTCCATTGGATTATGTCTCTGAAATCAACACCTACGTATCGCGGGACGTAAACGCCGAGAATCCTTTCAAACAGACCGACGCCTTCCTGGCTGAAGTGCGGGCGCAGGGGGCAGAGGGTTTCATCGATTTCTGCGGTGAAGAAAACTCCGTGTTTGTTGAGTCAAAAGCTTATTACCGCTCGCTGTCGGATGCGGTTGCAGAGTTCGCCGAACAACTTCGCTTGGGAGCATCCCAATGAGCAACGCTATCGTCGCAAACCTGACCGATGAGGTGATCAATGCCGCTTTCAAGAATACCAACTTCGGGCGCGATGACTTCCGCACCATCCTCGCTGAAACGGTCCTGAAACGTGCAGCAGGGTATCACTCAGGATGGACTGCAACCACTATCTGCAAACATCTTAAGTTGCTTGGTAAGCAAGAAATGCCGACCAAACTCGGGCTGAGATTCGCTTTCAATCACTACTACAAACCATGTGTGCGTGAGGCACTGATGCCTGCTGGGGAGGCAGCCCAATGAGCTACGTCTTCCTGATTATGGTTTTATCAAGCCAGAGCATGAACATGCAGGTCGAACCGATGGAGAGCATGGCTCAGTGCCAGGCGGCCATAAAAGCGCTAGCCGTTGCAGACCGGGAACGCTCCTGGAATGAAACGTCACCGCGTATCAACAACATCAAATGCGTTGAGGTGAACTGATGGAGCAGATGCTGCAATACGCGACAAAGCGGATCGTCCAACTGGAAAGCCTGCTGTTGGTGGATGTCGCCGAAACCGTCTGGCCTGCCGAAGTGGGCATGGTTTACGGCCAGATTGAAAACGCCGGGGATCTCCCGGCGCATCACCAGCGCCGCCTGAAGCATCACATCAACCGCATGTGGCTGGAGAAAATGCCGGTACCGGCCATCGTTACTGCGGCCCGGTCGCTGGCTGCCGCCATGGAGGAATACGCGTGAGAGAAATCATCGTTGATAACTTTGCCGGCGGCGGCGGGGCGAGTACGGGCATTGAGCTGGCGATCGGCCGCAGCGTGGACATTGCCATCAACCACGACCCCAACGCCGTGGCGATGCACACCACCAACCACCCGGACACGCTGCACTACTGCGAATCCGTTTTTGATGTAAACCCCCTGGTGGCGACCGCTAGTCGCCCGGTGGGGCTGGCGTGGTTCTCACCGGACTGTCGCCACTTCTCGAAGGCCAAAGGCTCAAAGCCGGTGGAGAAAGAGATTCGCGGGCTGGCGTGGATCGTCATTCGCTGGGCGCTGGCGGTACGGCCACGAGTGATGATGCTGGAGAACGTGGAGGAGTTCAAAACGTGGGGGCCGCTTATCGTATCGGCTGACGCCGGTCAGCGCCCGGATCCTGACCGCGCCGGAGAAACTTTCGAGGCGTTCTGCGGCATGCTCTCAGGCGGTATCCCCGCCGGGCATCCGGCGCTGGCGGAGTGCTGCGAGTTCCTGGGCATTGCCGCCGACGGCGAGCTGGCGCAGCAGCTGGTGGCCGGGCTTGGTTATGCCGTTGATCACCGAGAGCTGCGTGCCTGCGACTTTGGCGCGCCGACCATCCGGAAGCGGTTCTTCATGGTAATGCGCTGCGACGGCGTGCCGGTGACCTGGCCGGTGCCGACCCACGGGGATCCGAAAACGCCAGCAGTGCAGGGTGGCAAGCTGGCGCCATGGCGTACCGCGGCGGAATGTATCGACTGGTCTATTCCGGCACAGTCCATCTTCGACCGTAAGAAGCCGCTGGCGGAGAACACGCTTAAGCGTATCGCGCGCGGCATCCAGCGCTTCGTGATTGATAGCGCCTCGCCGTTTATCGTGAAGTGCAACCACACCACGACGAAAGGGAAATACGACTGCTTCCGCGGACAGTCGCTGGCGGAACCGCTGCAGACCATCACAAAAACGCACGGCTATGCGATCGCGGTACCGACGGTAACACCGTTCCTGGCGGGTAGCGGAGGCAGTGAGTACCAGGCGAAGCCACGACCGCTGGATAAACCCATGCATACCATCCTGAAAGAGTCACGGGCATGTGTTGTAGCGCCGGTCATCGCCCGGCAATTCGGTGCCAGCATTGGACATCGCGCTGACGAACCGAGCGCCACGATCACCGCCGGTGGCGGCAAGTTCGGGTTGGTGGCTGCTAATCTGGTTAAGCACTTCGGCGGGAACTACCAGGGCGCTGGCGTGGCTTTGGACGAACCGGTCCACACGGTCACCACCACCGATCATCACGCCGTTGTCGCTGCGCACCTGATGGTTAATAACACTGGGCACCCTGGCGGTGCTGCTGACCAACCTGCTCATACTGTCACAACGGGTAATCACCACGCTGCGGTCACGTCGCACCTGGTAATGCTGCGCGGGACCTGCCGGGATGGCCGGGTGGTTGATGCGCCAGCGCCGGGGTTAACCGCGGGCGGCCTGCATGTCGGGAATGTTGAAACCAGCCTGGCGACGGGTGGCTATGACGAGCAGCGCGCGGCGCAGGTGC encodes the following:
- a CDS encoding DNA cytosine methyltransferase, giving the protein MREIIVDNFAGGGGASTGIELAIGRSVDIAINHDPNAVAMHTTNHPDTLHYCESVFDVNPLVATASRPVGLAWFSPDCRHFSKAKGSKPVEKEIRGLAWIVIRWALAVRPRVMMLENVEEFKTWGPLIVSADAGQRPDPDRAGETFEAFCGMLSGGIPAGHPALAECCEFLGIAADGELAQQLVAGLGYAVDHRELRACDFGAPTIRKRFFMVMRCDGVPVTWPVPTHGDPKTPAVQGGKLAPWRTAAECIDWSIPAQSIFDRKKPLAENTLKRIARGIQRFVIDSASPFIVKCNHTTTKGKYDCFRGQSLAEPLQTITKTHGYAIAVPTVTPFLAGSGGSEYQAKPRPLDKPMHTILKESRACVVAPVIARQFGASIGHRADEPSATITAGGGKFGLVAANLVKHFGGNYQGAGVALDEPVHTVTTTDHHAVVAAHLMVNNTGHPGGAADQPAHTVTTGNHHAAVTSHLVMLRGTCRDGRVVDAPAPGLTAGGLHVGNVETSLATGGYDEQRAAQVLAFLREYCGVDSDGLVTVDGVVYRIVDIGMRMLQPAELYRAQGFPEWYIIDQDYRGVKYAKDKQVARCGNAVPPPFAEALVRVNLPEMCEQREWAA
- a CDS encoding replication protein P, with protein sequence MERLSEQLANCDRESFRRIAHNMPEAPAERPQVEQTAEIFNSLFSALRAAFPAAMAAFREQSEFNELRRQWVMAFQENGITTMAQVAAGMRIARRQEKPFLPSPGQFVAWCKEGRCLLGFSVDDVMTEYWKWRRLVFRFPTSEQYPWPAPVLYHICIELRRQSTDRQMTESEMRQAAGKVLAGWEERVAAGKPVPPIRRAIAAPAKASGPTPAEMLKAQYAQRKAAGLI